Within the Emticicia oligotrophica DSM 17448 genome, the region TTTCGAAAACCTCATCATGTTGTTTGTTGGCGTAGAGATTCTATCAGTAGCAATGTATATTCTTACAGGTAGTGATAAACGTAATATCAGAGGCAACGAAGCCGCTTTGAAATACTTCTTGATGGGCTCATTTGCAACAGGCATCATGCTATTTGGAATGGCCATGCTTTATGGAGCAAATTACTCATTCAATATTTCAGATGCTCGTAATTTATTGCTTCAACCAGTTACTGACGTTCGTCCAGTATTTTTATATGTAGGTGTTACCTTCTTGTTAATTGGTTTGCTATTTAAAGTTTCAGCAGCCCCTTTCCACTTCTGGACTCCAGACGTTTACGAAGGTGCTCCAACTATCTTTACAACTTTCATGTCAACAGTTGTAAAAACGGCTGGTTTTGCAGCAATCTATCGTATTCTTGAAGAGTCATTCTCTCCGATGTATAGTTTCTGGTGGGTAATGATTGTTGTAATGGCACTTTTGAGCTTATTCATTAGTAACATTACGGCTGTGGCACAAAGTAGCTTTAAGCGTATGTTAGCTTTTTCAAGTATCTCTCACGCAGGATATATGTTATTAGCTTTGGTAGGTTTAAACAATAATTCAGGTGATTCAATCGTATTTTATTCATTAGCCTATGCTTTGGCAACAATCAGTGCATTTGGGGTATTGATGATTGTATCGCAAGACAACTTAGTTGATGGAAGACCAAATGAAAATATTACAGTCTTAAACGGTTTATCTAAGAAGAGTCCTTTCTTGGCAATTGTTTTGGCAATCTCAATGCTTTCATTAGCAGGTATTCCGCTTACGGCAGGTTTCTGGGGTAAATTCTACGTATTTGCCGATGCTGCTTCTCGTGGGCACGTTTGGGTACTTGTTGTGGCGATTATCATGTCGGCTGTTGGTATTTATTACTATTTCAAGCCAATCATTGCAGCTTATATGAAAGACGGTGAAGGGGAAAACATCCAACTATCCTCACTACATAAAATTATACTTGGACTAACAACCCTAGGGTCAGTTTTATTAGGTCTTTTCCCTGACTTAGTACGTGGATTGCTCTCCATCGCTTAATGGTTAAACTATGGAGCTCATCTTAACTCTTACTGGACTAAATTTATTTGTGAAATTACTTAACAAAATAAAGAATAAAGAACTAAGGTCATTTGTCTCTTTCTTCTTAACAGCTGTTTTAGGAGCTGGAACAAACTTTGTTTCCCAGATTCCATATAAGTCGTTATTTTTAACACTTGGGTATTTAGATAAACCTGCTTTTAACTTAAGTGTATTCGCAGGTTATTTAACAGCAACAATTGTTAGTTTTATTCCAGCGAAAGTATTTGCCTTTTCAGCTAAAGAATCGGGAAATTCAAAAAGAGAATCAATTAAGTATCTTATTATAGCAGCCGTTGCATTGGGGATTCAAGTAGGAATTTCATCACTTACGCTTGATTATATCGCTAATCCACTTTTTAGTTCTTCCTCTCTATTTTTAAGAGAAAAAGGCTCACACGTAGTAGGAATGGGCTTCAGTTTTTTTGCTAATTATTATGGCCATAAATTCCTAACATTCAGAAGTACAGGCGTTTATGAAAAAATTAAGGCACGTTCGCCTCGTTAAAATTGTACAAAAACAAGAAACTCTATTTTCTTAAAAGGAATTTAAGTTTTTTTTAAATATTTTTTAAGAAAACGCTTGCATAGTATCTTAAAATTATCTTAAATTTGCAATGCGTTTAAAACCTTAAAACACCGCAAATAAAGACATGAAAAAAGTAATCGCAATCTTATTCGTAGCATGTGTAGCTTCTTTAGCTGCTTGTACTTCTAAAACTGAGCAAGCTGCTGATTCAACTGTAGCTGCTGTTGATACTGCTGCTGCTGCTGTTGATACAACTGCTGCTGCTGACACTACAGCTGCTGCTGACACTACTAAGAAATAATTTTCTTACGAAAAGCATAAAAAAATCCTTGTTCTTACGAGCAAGGATTTTTTTATGGCCATTATTCAAAGATTTTCTACCAAGTCTTGAGATGATGGTTCATTTCTTCCAACAAAAACTTAGAAACACTTCTGTTCTCACTTCCAACCAGCTGGTTGTCAATTCTAGTTATTGGTAATACTTTTTTGGTTGTGCTGGTAGTAAAAACTTCATCTGCTTCGAGCACCTCTTGTAAAGCTACGCTACGTTCTTCAACCTTAAAATTTGCTTTAGCTAATTCAAGAATATAACGTCGGGTAATTCCACGTAAGATTTGGGTATCTGGTGTAGCTATGACATTATTTTTCACAATAAATACATTGCTTCTACTCAACTCGCTAATTTTTCCATCTTTATGAAATAAAACATCAGTAGCACCCGCTTCACGAATATCAGACTGCAATATCATTAGATGCTTATAATCAGTGCTTTTAATTTCTGGATAATCTCTTACATACTCATGTGAGATAACTTTCATACCTGCCTCATATTCTGATTCTTTAACAGGATGAATATCTTCACTAATGATGAGCAAATTCGGCTCAATCATTTTCATCGCATCAGGTGAATAGCCCCCTGTAAGTACGAAACGAATACCACAATCTTCGAGTCCACTTTTTTCAATTAAAGCCATAACTACCGAATAGGCTTTTTCTTTACTTATGGGGTTAGGTAACTTCATCAGTTTCGCCGAACGGTCAAAACGTTCCCAATACCAATCCCACTGAAAAGGACGTCCGTTATAAGTTCGGAAATAATCGAAAAGGCCATAGCCACGCAACAAACCTAAATCAGTAATATGAATGTTTGTATTTTCAACAGAATCAATCTTGTTGTTGAGATAACAATGATGTGCCATCAGCTAAATTGAATATAATAGTAATAAAATAAAAGTGGCACGATTTGAACCGTGCCACAGAAAAATCATTTTCGAGGTTCAAAGAAATCACCTTTGTTCCATGTTGGTCGAGCTTCTGTCTGAGCAACTAAATAACTCACCAAGAAATTCACTCTCGCATAAGTTTTACCTGCCGACCACACAAAGCCATTAGTAATTTCATCGGAAGGTTTATGATAATGTGTCTCACGCCATTTTTTTACGTTTTCAGCCAAATTTAATTTCGGATTACTGAATCTATAACCATACTTTATATGAAGAGCTGGAATACCTGCCTTTACAAAATTATATTGATCGCTACGCACAAAACGGCCTTCGCTTGGGTCTGGGTCTGGCTCCACTTCAAGTTTTGCAATACTTGCGGCATTATCTACTACTTTTTGTAAACTACTATGTTCAGCACCCAGTGGAGCAACCGACTCTAATGGAGCAAGCAAAGTAGGCATATCGGTATTGATATCGGCTACAATTTGACTCTTTTTAACAGTCGGATAAGCTGCAAAATACCCTGAACCTAAAAGCCCCATTTCCTCAGCTGTAACGAGTAAAAACAACAACGAACGCTTAGGTTTTAAAGAAGCAGGCAAAGTAGCGTAAGAGCGTGCGATTTCTAAAGCACAAGCCACGCCTGAAGCGTTATCGTGAGCACCATTATAAATAGAATCACCATTAATGGGTTTTCCTACGCCAAGGTGGTCGAGGTGTGCCGAGTGAATAACATATTCTTTCTTCAATTTAGCATCAGTTCCTTCGAGTTTAGCTACTACATTGTAGCTTGTAATATCTTGGTGTGTACTTTCATAATGACCCGAAATGGAACTTTTCAAGGGCATACTCACAAATTTTCCTTTTTCGAGTTGTTGCCAAGTGCTATCAAGCATATTATTTTCAGCACGCATGAGTTCCTGCAACGTAGGGACAGAAATACCGCCAGCAACCATTATTTTTCCGCCGAGAGCAGAGGCACAGCTTGTACGTTTACCATCTGCTGTAACCGAAGCAGAAATGCCATTCGCAACCATACCATTGGCTGCGGCTTTAAACTGTACCATACTGGTAGTATAATTACAAACCAATACACCAATCGCTCCATTTTTAGCAGCAAATTCTTGGAGCGTAGCAGGATATTGTAGGTGTAGTTTCACATTGGCAGGTAAATTATCTGGAACTCTTCGTAATATGACTACAATTTTACCTTTTACATTGAGTCCTTTATAATCTTCAATATTGATCTGAGGAGCATCAAAGCCAGATCCTACAAAAACTAACGGAGCTGTAAAATCAACACTTTTAAGCTCTGGATGTGGGTAAATAGATAAATCGTTACCTAATGTTAATTCTTTCTTTTCTCCATTTGGCAAAGTGAGTGTAAACTTTGCTGCTTCTTTCACCAACTTCGCTTTACGAAGTATTACTTTTTGCGTAAACCCTCCGTTTTCACCAGCAGGTTTCAAACCCATTGATTTATATTGTTCAATGGCATAATCTACCGCCATTTGGTAGCCTTCTTTACCCGGCAAACGGCCTTTGAGTTTATCATCTGATAAGTACGCTACGTGTGCTTTAATTTTATTGGTATCAATGTTTTCTAAATGTTTTAAGACTTGCTCAGAAACAATATTTTGGGCAAAACCCGAGAATGTTATACATAAACAAATAGTCAAGAAGATTTTTTTCATAGAATTTAGTTTGATGTTTTTTTTACCAAAAGTAAGGCTTCTTGATTAAAGCTACGCAACGCTTAAAGCATTTTTTACATCTACAGAGAAAACAAAATTCTGAAAAACTATGAAAAAGCATCTTTTAAGCATTTGTCTATTGCTGAGTATTCAAGCATCATTTGCCCAATCTTCTCTTAAGTCAAATACCGACTGGCTTGCTGGACAACTAAACAGACTGGTTACTGACGATTCGCACGGAAAAGAAAAAAACACCAAACCTGTATTTTCTTTTCTTAACGATAAGATGAATATGAATGTAAAAGCCAAAGAAGAAGGCTTTTCGATGAATTTTAATATTAGCTGGCATTTAAGAGATGTACGAAAAGTTAGCTACAAAAAACAGAAAGATGGGTTTTACGAATTGGTATTGGATGTACCAGCTGACCGTGTAAAAGTAGATTTAGGTTTTGGGAAGGATAATACGATTGGTGGCTCATTTAATGTCAATGATGATGACAAAAGAGATAGCCATACTTCATTTACACTCGAAACTAAAGATGAATTGGTGGTGAAAGAAATAGCCTACAGATTTGAAAATGCCGTTCGTGAGGCAAGAAGGTAGAAGAAGTAATAACTATTTATGAAAAATGCCATAGAAGTCGATTAATAAAAATCTTTTCTATGGCATTTATTATTCGAAAAGAACTTGAAACGTTTTTGTCAGTGTCTTCAGATAATAAAGTTTTAAGGGAAGAAACGATAAATTTCTTTCCGATGAGCCACCAAAATAAAAAGAACTGATTTATCTATCTGCAATTCAAAACCTACTCTATAATCTCCAAGCCAAACTCGATAATAAGTTTCGTAGCCTTGCATCTTTTTAATATTGGGTATATCTGTAAGGTTTTCACTATCCTCAAAATTATTAATAAGTTCAAGTAGTTTTTCTTTAACTTTCTTATCTCTTAACTTTTTAAGGCTTTTCAAAAATGCTTCATCAAATTGTACGACCATTGAAAATTACTTTTTGAGTTCAGCCAAAATTGATTCCTTCGACACAATTTTGCCAGTTTTGGATTGCGTCATCATTTTCCCGAGCAACAAATCTTCTGAAACCTCCTTATCAAGAACTTGAACTTTTTCACCCAATTTCTTTGCCAACTCTATCAATAATTTAGAAGTACTTTTTGATTGGGATTGAATGATAATCGTTTCCATAATTATACTATATTGTATGATTTACTGTAATTTTCTATATTTAATACGCTTCGGAGTAACATCAGTTCCTAAGCGTTTTCTACGATTCTCTTCATACTCAGAGAAGTTTCCTTCAAACCAATAAACCTGCGAGTCGCCTTCGAATGCCAAGATATGCGTAGCAATTCTATCTAAGAACCAACGGTCGTGAGAGATAACTACCGCACAACCCGCAAAGTTTTCCAAACCTTCTTCCAATGCACGAAGTGTATTCACATCTAAATCATTGGTAGGCTCATCTAAAAGCAATAAGTTTCCACCTTCTTTGAGCATCATTGCCAAGTGTACACGGTTTCGTTCACCTCCTGAAAGTGTTCCTACTTTTTTCTCTTGGTCAGAACCTTGGAAGTTGAATCTACTCACATAACCACGAGCATTTACTTGTTTATTGCCCAACATTACCCAATCATTTCCTCCTGAAATCAATTCATAAACCGATTTATTAGGGTCAAGTTGGTTATGCTCTTGATCAACGTATGAAAGTTTTACGGTCTCTCCTACTTCAAACTTACCTGCCAATGGTTGTAATTGACCTGTAATTAATTTAAATAAAGTTGTTTTACCTGCACCGTTTGGCCCGATAATGCCAACGATACCATTTTGGGGAAGGCTAA harbors:
- a CDS encoding aminotransferase class IV, with the protein product MAHHCYLNNKIDSVENTNIHITDLGLLRGYGLFDYFRTYNGRPFQWDWYWERFDRSAKLMKLPNPISKEKAYSVVMALIEKSGLEDCGIRFVLTGGYSPDAMKMIEPNLLIISEDIHPVKESEYEAGMKVISHEYVRDYPEIKSTDYKHLMILQSDIREAGATDVLFHKDGKISELSRSNVFIVKNNVIATPDTQILRGITRRYILELAKANFKVEERSVALQEVLEADEVFTTSTTKKVLPITRIDNQLVGSENRSVSKFLLEEMNHHLKTW
- a CDS encoding M28 family peptidase encodes the protein MKKIFLTICLCITFSGFAQNIVSEQVLKHLENIDTNKIKAHVAYLSDDKLKGRLPGKEGYQMAVDYAIEQYKSMGLKPAGENGGFTQKVILRKAKLVKEAAKFTLTLPNGEKKELTLGNDLSIYPHPELKSVDFTAPLVFVGSGFDAPQINIEDYKGLNVKGKIVVILRRVPDNLPANVKLHLQYPATLQEFAAKNGAIGVLVCNYTTSMVQFKAAANGMVANGISASVTADGKRTSCASALGGKIMVAGGISVPTLQELMRAENNMLDSTWQQLEKGKFVSMPLKSSISGHYESTHQDITSYNVVAKLEGTDAKLKKEYVIHSAHLDHLGVGKPINGDSIYNGAHDNASGVACALEIARSYATLPASLKPKRSLLFLLVTAEEMGLLGSGYFAAYPTVKKSQIVADINTDMPTLLAPLESVAPLGAEHSSLQKVVDNAASIAKLEVEPDPDPSEGRFVRSDQYNFVKAGIPALHIKYGYRFSNPKLNLAENVKKWRETHYHKPSDEITNGFVWSAGKTYARVNFLVSYLVAQTEARPTWNKGDFFEPRK
- a CDS encoding type II toxin-antitoxin system RelE family toxin, translating into MVVQFDEAFLKSLKKLRDKKVKEKLLELINNFEDSENLTDIPNIKKMQGYETYYRVWLGDYRVGFELQIDKSVLFILVAHRKEIYRFFP
- a CDS encoding GtrA family protein, translating into MELILTLTGLNLFVKLLNKIKNKELRSFVSFFLTAVLGAGTNFVSQIPYKSLFLTLGYLDKPAFNLSVFAGYLTATIVSFIPAKVFAFSAKESGNSKRESIKYLIIAAVALGIQVGISSLTLDYIANPLFSSSSLFLREKGSHVVGMGFSFFANYYGHKFLTFRSTGVYEKIKARSPR
- a CDS encoding NADH-quinone oxidoreductase subunit N, yielding MYPILVLSVTGLVTLFLGFLKSKKILLPASLLFVAVAFLSNLIDWNAPGLYFYDMLEASNLSILFSSIILLSAFLIMALSKGFIDDEHAQPAEYFAILQFSLVGAIMMTNFENLIMLFVGVEILSVAMYILTGSDKRNIRGNEAALKYFLMGSFATGIMLFGMAMLYGANYSFNISDARNLLLQPVTDVRPVFLYVGVTFLLIGLLFKVSAAPFHFWTPDVYEGAPTIFTTFMSTVVKTAGFAAIYRILEESFSPMYSFWWVMIVVMALLSLFISNITAVAQSSFKRMLAFSSISHAGYMLLALVGLNNNSGDSIVFYSLAYALATISAFGVLMIVSQDNLVDGRPNENITVLNGLSKKSPFLAIVLAISMLSLAGIPLTAGFWGKFYVFADAASRGHVWVLVVAIIMSAVGIYYYFKPIIAAYMKDGEGENIQLSSLHKIILGLTTLGSVLLGLFPDLVRGLLSIA